Part of the Kamptonema formosum PCC 6407 genome, TTCGGATTGAGCGAGATGGATATCGGATTAAGAGCATCGCCGCAGAGCAAGATGGAAAAATATTAGAATTCTCTGGCGATAACTTTATTTCCAGTATGCCCGTATCGGCCCTGCTTAATCGCATGGAACCTCAGCCCCCCGAAGAAGTCATTCATGCAGCGCGATCCCTTAACTATCGTGCTTTCATGATTGTCTCCCTGGTTGTAAATCAGCGCGATTTATTTCCTGACAATTGGATATATATTCACACTCCCGATGTGAAAGTGGGGCGGATTCAAAACTTCAAGAATTGGAGTCCTGAGATGGTTCCCGACTTGAGCAAAACTTGTTTGGGAATGGAATATTTCTGTGACGAAGGTGATGAAATCTGGAACATGGCAGATAAGGATCTGATCGAATTGGCAGCTCGCGAGCTAGAGTGTTTGAATTTAGCCAAAGCTAGTGATGTCGAAGATGGAGTCGTGATTCGTCAACCAAAAGCTTACCCCGTTTATGATAGCGAGTATCGCCAACATTTGGAAGTGATTCAAGGTTTTCTTACCAAATTTGAGAACTTGCAAACTATTGGTCGCAACGGAATGCACAGATATAACAATCAAGATCATTCCATGCTGACTGGGATTTTGGCAGTGAGAAATATTTTCGGGGATAATCACGATTTGTGGGATGTCAACACTGAGCGTTCTTATTACGAAGATTTCACGTCAGAGAAGTTGAAGAAGAAGAATAATTAGCGTTCCTGCTAACACCAATTCTCGAAAGTCTTGCTACAACCTTGAGTTTGGGTTTCACTGCTGGGACTTACGCACTATGTAACGCCGCCAACGGGCCTGGTCTAAACAACCGCGCCCGTTGGCGGCGTTAAGGATAGTTTTGCATATGTCCGACTGCCTAAGATTGCATAAAATTAGGACTTACGCAGGTATTCCCAGAAACCGGGTTTTTGAGAGAATCTGTGGATAAGGGCGAAGTATTTTCGTCAAAAAACCTGTTGGTTGAGCGAAAGTCGAAACCCGGTTTCTGTGGTTGGGTGCCAAAGTCCTGATATCTTTAGCCTTCGTCTTTAGGAAATGAAACTTTGTGTGCGATACTATTTCAGCAATAGGGCGATTAACCCCACAACCTATAGTAAAAGTTGTCTGTGAAACAAAAAATGGAAAAACTCAAACAACAAAAGAACCAAGCCCCCAACTCAGGGAAGTCTAGGGACACAAATGCGATCGCAACCCCAAAAACCCTTCTAGGCTTACCTTCCCCCACCCTGAAAAAACTCATCTGGGCAGCAGGTGTAGCCTCACTCTGTGCTAGCTGTCAGAGTCCTCAAGCCCCTTCCGCCTCAACTTCCAGCCCCAGCCCCTTGGAGAGTCCCGTCGCTACTCCCGTAGCAGTCAGTAGCCCCGCCGATCCTAATACTCTCAAAATAGTTTCCATGCTGCCCATGACGGGCAGTTCTCAGGGTCAGACTCAAACGATGGTCAACGGTATTAAGCAAGTCGTGGACGAGGCAAACTCAACCGCTTGCGAGGGTAAACTGAAGGTCCAATTTGAGCAACTCGATGATGCTACCGCAGCGACAGGAAAATGGGACCCCGCACAGGTGACGGCAAATGCTAACAAAGCCGTTGCTGACGGTAGTGTGGTCGCAGTTATCGGTCACTTCAACTCTGGTGCAGCTAAGCTGTCCATTCCCATTCTCAACCAAGCTAACTTAGTAATGGTTAGTCCCGCTAATACCTATCCCGGCTTGACTAAACCAGGGAAGGGTACAGCCCAGGAACCTAACGTTTATTACCCGAATGGCAAACGCAACTACGTTCGTGTAGTACCTGCTGATGACCTCCAAGGAAGCGTCGGTGCTAAGTGGGCTAAATCTTTAGGAGTGCAAAAAGTCTATATTCTCGATGACCAAGAACTTTATGGCAAAGGCTTGGGAGATATTTTCGAGAAAACTAGCAAAGAAATTGGCTTAGAAGTGCTCGGACGTGAAGGAATTGACAGGCAAGCTGCTGATTATAAAGCTTTGATGACTAAGATTAAGGCTTTGGGCCCAGATTTGATTTACTTTGGTGGCATTACTCAGAATAACGCCGGACAGTTGATTAAGGACATGAGAAACGTTGGGATGACTGCTGATACAGTCAAGTTCATGGGGCCTGACGGTACTTATGAGAAAGCATTAATTGATGCTGCTGGTAAAGATGCTGAAGGAGTTTATGCCACTTTTGGAGGAGTCCCAGCAAAAGAATTGACTGGTGCAGGACAAACTTGGTACGAAAGTTACAAGCAAAAATACAATTCTGAACCAGAAGCTTATGCTGCTTATAGCTACGAGTCCGCTAAAGTGGTTATGAATGCGATTAATCAAGTCTGCAAAAATGACCGGGCTGCTATCCGCGATGCAGTGATGGCAACTAAAGACTTTAATGGGTTACTCGGTAATTGGAGTTTTGACGCTAATGGTGACACTAGCATTACTACGATGTCGGGAAATGTGGTTAAAGATGGCAAGTGGGAGTTTGTAAGCGTACTCAAAGATGAGTAATTGTTAGTGGTTAGTGGTTAGTGATTAGTGGTTAGTAGTTTTGATGTTAAGTGCTAATCACTAGCCAATAACTATAGCAATCCTAAATGAACCGTAAATTTTTTACCCCACCCCAACCCTCCCCTTGCTAAGGGGAGGGAGTAAGAAGTTCACAAATGATTTAGGATTGCTATATCGCTTAATTAGCAATTAGCACCCCAGCTATCACAGGCATCAAGGGGTAGCAATTCGTATAACCATTAGCGATGAGCAATTAGCCATTAGCAATTAGCCATTAGCAATTAGCCATTAGCAATTAGCCATTAGCAATTAGCAAAAATAATGAAAAATTGGCGGATTATCCTTCTGTATCTAGGTGTAGCTTACATAATTTTACTGTTAGGGCCGATTGCTGGATTTGACTTGCCTCGGATTGTTGTAGAAATAGTCCGTAGCCCTCAAGTTTTGATTCAACAATTGTTAGTAGGTCTTGTCAATGGTGCTCTACTTGCGATTATTGCGTTGGGTTATACGATGGTTTATGGCATTATTGAGCTAATCAATTTTGCTCATGGCGACTTGTATATGTTGGGTGGTTTTGCGGCTTTAACGGTGATGGGTGCTTTGGGTATTCAGGATGGAGCTCCTCTCGCAGTTGCTATTCCGGCAATGTTAGTTGCTTTAATTGCTAGCACGGGTTTTTGTGCTGGAATGAATATTATTACTGAACGTTATGCCTATCGACCATTGCGAAATGCACCGCGTTTAGCACCGTTAATTTCAGCAATTGGAGTTTCTTTTATTTTCCAAAATATGGGATTATTTTGGGGAGGTTTGAGGGCTTTTTTCCCTGTGATGGGAACAAACTCTGCGGCCCCTAAAAGCTTTCCCGATTTGTTGCCCAGAATTGATATTCTTAAAGCTTTGGGGATTGATAGCAGTATTGTATTTACAACCAAAGATTTGATTGTTTTAGTAGTTGCCACAGTGTTGATGGTTTCGCTGCACCTATTTGTGAAGTACACTCGTTGGGGAAAGGCGATGCGTGCTACTGCTCAAAACCGAGATGCGGCTAAAATTATGGGAATTAATGTCGATCAGATTATTGCTCTGACTTTTTTAATTGGTGGTGCATTGGCTGGTGCTGCTGGGCTATTGGTGGGATTGTACAATAATACTATTGTTTTTACAATGGGTTTTACTGCGGGATTAAGGGCTTTTACGGCAGCAGTTTTGGGTGGAATTGGTAATATTGTCGGGGCTATGTTGGGGGGAGTTTTGATTGGAGAATTATCGTCTATTAGCGATCAATATTTGTCTAGCCGTTGGACTAATGCTTGGGTATTTGCGGTTTTGGTGATTATTTTGGCATTTAGGCCGGGAGGGTTATTAGGAGAGAATGTTCAGGAAAAGGTGTAAGTTGGTAATTGGTAATTGGTAATTGGTAATTGGTGATTGGTAATTGGTAATTGCTTAAATTTATTTCTCGATATATTCGGCGGTTGAAACCGCAGCTACACAAACGAAGTCCGCCTACGCGGACTAAAGAATGAAACAACTAACAATTAACAATTATGAAAAAAAAGATAATTAAAGCAATTAAGTCAAGTGGTATTGTGGGAGCGATCGCAGCCTTAACCGTTCTCATCTTTGGTGGTTGGAGTGGTTCAGTGATCGGTTGGTTGCTGGGTGCGGGTGCGGGTTTCATCCGCTGTCGCAACGAGAAGATTTATAGCCCAAAAATCGGCGCGAGACTGGGTATTGAGGCGGGATTAGCATTAGGAATTTGGCTAGCGATCGCCAGCGTCATAGAAGGAGTTATACTCAGACCGAGTTCTGGTCAATTTCCTGTACCCTTGGCGACTACATTACTTTACGGTACTTGCAGTTTAGCGCTCGCCACTCTTGCAGGCGGAATCATGGGAACCCTACAGGGAATACCAGGCGATCGCAAACGATTAGCTACCCTAGTTACACTGGCTTTCATCCTCATCTCCTTTCCCTTTGTCGATGCAGCAGCAAAAACCGAATGGATAGCTACAGTAGTACAGATTCAAATTTTTATTATCCTCGCCTTGGGCTTGAATATTCCTGTAGGTTTTGCCGGCTTGCTTGACTTGGGATATGCAGCTTTTTTCGCGATCGGCGCTTATACTACTGGCTTACTTTCTTCTCCGCAACTTAACTTATATTGGAACTTCTGGGTGGTACTACCAATTGCGGCTTTAGTGGCTGCGATCGCGGGCGTAATTTTAGGTACTCCGACATTGCGATTAAGAGGTGACTATCTGGCAATTGTCACCCTGGGATTTGGGGAAATTATACCCGTTGTATTTAGAAATTTAACTTCAGTGCGGATAGAAGAACCCATATCTAAACTATTAGGTTCCATCTTTGGTCATCCAGAAATAGCCATTTGTTTTTTGGGCTGCGAACAACCCCTTAACCTCACAGGCGGCGAAGCCGGAATTAACCCTATTGGTCGCCCATTTCTGCCCATAGTCGGTACATTTAGTGCGGGCAACTATTACCCTTGGTACTACTTAATTTTATGTCTAGTTGTCTTCTCCTACTTTATGATTTCACGGCTACGAGATTCCCGTCTGGGAAGGGCTTGGGCCGCTATGCGCGAAGACGAACTCGCCGCTAGTGCGATGGGAATTAACCTCGTCAAAACTAAGCTATCAGCCTTTGCAATGGGCGCTACTTTTTCGGGATTTGCAGGTGCATTTTACGCCGCTTATATCAGCGCTATTTTCCCTAGCGTGTTTGATTTCTCGGTTTCTGTAATCATTTTATGTATGGTAATTTTAGGGGGATTAGGAAATATGAGTGGGGTGATTTTGGGGAGTATTATTATTATGTCTGCGGACAGACTTTATCTACCACAACTCGCACAAATTCTCAAAGGTTTTCTCAATACCTCCGTATTACCTAACATTACCAGTCCAGAATTGCGAGACTTTCTAGCAACCAGTTTAGACCCGATACAATTGCGCTTATTTCTGTTTGGTCTAACTCTAGTGGTAATGATGATTGTACGCCCAGAAGGACTGATTCCTGATAAAGTACATCAAGCGGAATTGCACTCAGATAATGAGGCGAGTAATGAATCTTTAGCCGATGCGAGGAGTCAATAATGCCACTATTGGAAGCACATCAACTGACAATGCGATTTGGAGGATTAACTGCGGTTAACCAGGTTAATTTTACTTTGGAAAAAGGCACGATCGCTAGTTTGATCGGCCCTAACGGAGCCGGGAAAACTACATTTTTCAATATGCTTACGGGTATCTATGTCCCTACTTCTGGTCAGTTGCGGATAGAAAATCAAGACATTACTGGTTCGCCCCCTGACAAACTTACAAGTTTGGGAATTGCTAGGACATTTCAGAATATCCGTTTATTTGGTAACATGACGGTATTAGAAAATGTTTTAGTAGGCAGACATAGCAGACTAAAAACTGGATTGTTAGGAGCAATACTCCGTACTCCCGCAGTAGAGCGAGAAGAATTACAAGCTAGGGAAAAAGCACTTTCTCTAATTGATTTTGTGGGTTTAGGCACTTCTAAATCTCCAGAAAGGGCAAAAAATTTGTCTTATGGGGATCAGCGGAGATTAGAGATTGCTAGAGCCTTAGCTTCCGATCCTAAAGTGTTGCTATTAGATGAGCCGACGGCGGGGATGAATCCCAATGAAACGGCTGATTTAACGCGGTTTATTTATAGGATTCGCGATGAATTAGATTTGACAATCCTGTTAATTGAACATGATATGAAAGTGGTAATGGGAATTAGCGATCGCGTTAGCGTTATGGAATATGGTATTAAAATTGCTGAGGGAACGCCTGCGGAAGTTCGAGCCGATCCCCGCGTGATTGAAGCATATCTAGGAAAAGAAGAAGATAATGGCTAATTGCTAATTGCTAATTGCTAATCGCTAATTGGGGAAAATTTCTCCCTATCTCCCTCTTCCCTCTTCCTTCTTCCCTAGCCTCTAGCCCCTAGTCCCTAGCCCCTAAGAAATATGCTTGAAATTAAAGAAATTCATACTTACTACGGTAATATCCATGCTCTCAAAGGAGTTTCACTAAAAGTTGAGCGGGGAGAAGTTGTCACTTTAATTGGTAGTAATGGTGCGGGAAAAACTACCACTCTTCGCACAATTCAAGGTCTGATTCGCCCTCGCCAAGGTAATATCTTATTTGAAGGAAAACCCATAAATTCAATGTCTACAGAGGCGATTGTTCGCTTGGGAATTTCTCAAAGTCCAGAGGGCCGACTGATTTTTCCTCGGATGACGGTACAAGAAAATTTAGAAATGGGGGCTTATCTCCGTAATGATAGTCTTGGGATTAAATCTGATACAGAATTAGTGTTAAATTTATTTCCCCGATTAAGAGAGCGAATTAGTCAAAAAGGAGGGACGCTGAGCGGTGGCGAACAGCAAATGTTAGCAATTGGACGGGCGATGATGTCGCGTCCTCGGTTGTTATTATTAGATGAACCAAGTATGGGTTTAGCTCCGATGTTGGTGAGCCAAATCTTTGCGATTATTCGTGATATTAATTCCCAAGGAACGACGATTTTACTGGTAGAGCAAAATGCTCGGATGGCTTTAACTGTTGCTCATCGGGGATATGTAATTCAAACTGGTCAAGTTGTAGTTGAGGGTACGGCTAAAGATTTGCAGTCTAATGAGACAGTTCGTAAGGCTTATTTAGGCGAGAGTTAATTTGTTAGAACTTACGCAAAACTATCCCTAACGCCGCCCTCTGGGCGGTTTGTTTACCGCCCAGAGGGCGGCGTTACAAACAATTATGTCGTAAATCCTCCTTTGCAAACTCAGCTACCAACTAATTAAACGATTCCGATTTTACCGGAAACGACTTAATTTCCTCCTCAAGAGCCATCCGTACTCTTTGCCACTCAGCCTCAACCTTTAACAACCGATCGTGAGCTATTCCTAAATCTAAAATCTGGTCTTCTCCTACTTCACTAACAGCACGAGCCATATATTCCAAATCCTTGCATAATTCCGACAAAACCATAGCTCCCAAATTAGCACTACTTGACTTCAGCGTATGAGCTGCTACCTTGAGATTACCAGCATCACCAGCCGCGATCGCCACCTTAATACTATCCAAATATCGAGGCGCATCCCCAAGGAAAATATTAATTAAATCCACCAAAAAATCCGGTTCATCATCATCATCATCGTCAAGTTCGCGGAGACTTTGCAAGATTTGAGCATCAATAGGTGGATTTTTCTCAGGAGAAAGAGAGAAAGATGAAGGGATAACCCCATTATCAGATTTAGCTAAAAGCCCTGAATGCTGCAACCCCAAAAGATCGGCTCCCTCCCTCAAAATAGGCTTACATTTACTTAAAGCATTAGCCAATTCTTCGCGGCGGACAGGCTTGGTAATATAATCATTCATACCCGCAGCCAGACACTTTTCGCGATCGCCTTGCATCGCATTAGCAGTCATCGCAATAATCCGAGGTCTTAACTGTTCCGGCCATTCCTGACAAATACGGCGCGTTGCTTCTAACCCATCCATCTGAGGCATCTGCACGTCCATCAACACCACATCATAAAATTGCTTCCTTAAAGCCTCTAAAGCCTCCAATCCATTACCCGCAATATCTGCTCGATATCCAATTCTTTCTAACAAGTGCGTAGCTACTTTCTGATTCACTAAATTATCCTCTGCCAACAAAATCCTGAGCTGATTACCATTGCGACCATTCTCACTAGAAGAAATATTTGCTCTGACCGCATTGCTAGTGGCTGGTAAAGTTTCATTCGTTGGATTGACAGGATATTGTTCCTTCACATGAGGCGACTGTTTCAATCCTAAATTCACGCTACTAACATCTACATTTTCCGGCTTTTTATTTTTAACTCCTCCATCCCCAAAAATTTGCAGCAATACATTATAAAATTGAGATTGTTTTAGCGGCTTAGTTAAAAAGCCTGCAAAATTAATTTCTGCATTTTCAAGTTTTTTCCATACTTCTGCCTTACCTAAATAAGTAAACATCACCATCGGCAACCGTCGCTCTGGCTCAGTTCTCGCTGGCTCCGAGCCATTGACTAAGTGCGAATAACCTAGCTCAAAATTCCGAATCTTATTTGCTAGAGCTATGCCATCCATATCTGCCAAATTCATCGCTAAAATCGCTAAATCAACCATCGGATTGTGTTGGAGCAATTGCATAGCTTCTGCTCCTGTTGCAGCAGCAATCGGGATCATTCCCCAATACTGAGATAGCTTAATTAAAACTTGTCGATTAGTATCATGATTTTCCACAATTAACAAGCGCTTGCCCTTAATAAATTCTGGCGGTTCCTCCACAGAGCGAGACTCAACAGCTTGGGCAATAACTGTAAAATAAAAAATAGAACCAGACTCCAATATTTGTGTATCAACAAAATGTTCTGGAGGACTTCCAGCCATACTTTGTCGGGTTCCAATTGGGGGAGAATGAGAATTTCCAGCTACAGGTGCAGCCTTGCTCACTACCCACATTTTACCGCCCATCATCTCGCTCAAACGCTGGCTAATAGCTAAACCTAAACCCGTCCCTCCATATTGCCGCGTCGTCGAAGCATCGACTTGAGAAAAAGCCTTAAACAAGCGATCCATTCGATCGGGAGGAATCCCAATTCCCGTATCCTTAACAGCAATTTGAATTTCGTAAGGTACAGGTACTTGGTAATTAGATAGTGGTAATTTATATAACTCTTCCCCATGCCGTTCGGAAATCTTCCGCGCCGTAACTGATACCACAATTTCTCCCGCTTCTGTAAATTTCACGGCATTGCCGAGCAGATTTACCAAAATTTGGCGCAGTCTGGTGACATCTCCTAATACCTTAGATGGAACTGAAGAATCAATTAAATAAGCCAATTCTAAACCTTTTTCCGAAGCTTTAGGAGCGAGCAAATCTAGAGATTCTTCAATACAAGTCCTCAGTTCAAAGGGATGCTGCTCTAAATCCATTTTTCCAGATTCAATCTTGGAAAAGTCAAGAATATCATTAATAATGGTCAACAAAGCATCACCGCTAGTACGGATTGTCTCCACAAAATCTCTTTGCTCAGGAGTTAAATCCATATCTAAAAGTAAACCAGTCATCCCGATTACCGCATTCATAGGAGTGCGAATTTCGTGACTCATAGTAGCTAAAAATTCACTCTTAGCTCGGTTAGCAACTTCTGCTGCTTGCCGTGCTTGCTCTAAAGCTTCGTTTTGCTCTGCTAATTGTTCCTGCCTTTTAACTTCCGTTTCTAAAAGGTGTGCCTGAGCAAGAGTAATTCCTACTTGAGCGGCGACATCTTCTAATAGTTCAATTTCATCAGTTGTCCACTGGCGAGTTACATCGCACTGTTGTAAAGTAATAATGCCATTCGGTTCACCCTGATAAGAAGTGCGAACCGAAAGCATAGATTTCAATCCAATTCTGCGGCACATAGGAGCCGAAGATTCTAATAGGGGATCGGCAAAAACATCGGGAGAAGCTAAAGCTGCATCTTCAGCAAGTAACTGTTCCGTATAAGGATTATAAGTGACAGAAAGCTCTAAATCTAAAGTAGATTCATAGCCCGGTTCTAAATATTCAGCTACGCAAGGGAGATGGGGATAAGGTTCAATAATATAGCTGTGAATTGTACAGCGATTAACTCCAAACACCCGACCAATTTGGGTAGCAGTAGTTTGAAAAATCTCTAGAGTATCTAACTTGGAACGAACTTTTTGAGTGATTTGCTTTAATAACAAAACCCGCTGATATTGGCGCTGTAAAGTTTGTTCCCGTTCTTCCCGTGAAATTTCAGTACCAATATAAATCGCCATTAACTTGAGAATTTCTAATTCTACCGGCTTGAAAGGCGACCTACCAGCGGGAGAGGTAAAACTAAGAGTACCGTAAACTCGACCCTGCACCATCACGCGAGCACCGATAAAAGCTTCTAAGCGGCGGACTGTATAGGCGGGATGGTGTCGCCACTGAGAAGTCCCAGCCGATTCTATAGAAATGGGTTCGAGCGATCGCACTACCTCGCGCTCAAAAGTTCTCCCCAAAGCAAAACCATCTCCTTTGGCAAATCCGAAGGGGAAATCTTCTGGTAAATAAGCAGCAATCACCTCATAGCGATCGCCCGCCACTCGCCCCAAAAGTCCAATATCCATCCTAAAACGCTCGCACCCCATTGCCAGCAGCCGAGAAATTCGCTCCTCAAAATTGCCATTTGTCCCTAAAGTCACCTCATAAAGCGATCGAATTGCCTCCTCGCTTTCCCGCAAATCCTCCACCGCTTGAAGCTGATGGGAAATATCGCGCAGCGTCCCAAAAACTCCCGTAACTGCGCCTTCGGAATCTAGCATTACCTGAGCAAACATTTCTACCGTAATAAAGTTAGGCTCGATCGGGGATTGAGGAGCAAGAATTTTTAATTCTGCATCCACGACTTCCAACTTTTTAACAGAGAGCTCCCGCCGATAAAATTCCGAGCGAAGTGTAATTAAAGACTGAAATAAATTTGCACATTCAGTTTGGTTTTCGGGATGAATCCAATCTAAAAAATTAGTTCCCAAACACTCAGAAACAGAAAAACCTGTAATCGCGACCCAAGCTGGATTCAGAAAAGTCCAAACACCTGCCGTATCGATCTGGAAAATCGCTGTTTCCTTAAGGCCTGAGAGCACTTTTGCATACTGTGCCTCATTTGTCCGCAGATCGATCTCTAACTGCTTACTGAGGGTGATATCCGTATTAGTGCCTACCATTCGCACGGGTTCACCAGCAATATTTCGCAGTGCTTGACCGCGAGCGAGTACCCAGACAATACTCCCGTCTTTGGAGAGCATCCGAGACTCATTAACGAAGTTAATAGTCTTCTTGCCTAAATGGTCTTCTAAAGCCGCCCTTAAGTCATTAATATCATCTGGGTGGACGCGATTGAACCATTCCTCAATGGTGTTAGAAATTTCGTGGCGATCGCAGCCTAACATCTCCTTCCAACGCACTGAGTAAAAAACTTCCCCAGTTTGGATATTCCAATCCCAAATCCCATCGCTATTAGCTCGAATCGCCAGATTTGCCCGTTCTGAGCTATCTTTAAAAGCCTCCTCTATTTGTTGGCGATCGGCTTTAAGGCGGTTGACCTCAATCTCAGCTTTGTGCAGTTGAGAACTAGACTGCTCGATTTGGCGTTGCAACCCTACTAAGCCAGAATGTAGCGATCGCGAATCCAGAGCTTGCAGAAGAATAGTTCTAGGATTCACAATACCCGTAGGATGCCCCGTATCGTTAACCATCACCAAAGGTAGTTGGTCATAAGTTTTATGCAGCATAGCCAGAGCCGATTCCAGGGTATCCCGCGATCTGATCGGCGACGGCGAGTTGCTACATACTGTAATCGCCCTAGTCTTGCTCAAGTCAAGCCCCAAAGCCTGCAACTGTAAAATATCGCGAGAACTAACAGCCCCAATCAGCTTACCCGTATATTTTTTATGGCCCTCAACACCGCTAGAGCCATTAATTTCTAGTTCTTGACCGTTTCCCCCTTCCGTAATCAGTACATAGCTAGCGTTATGTTTAAACATCAATTGCGCCAGATAACGCACAGAAGAATTAGCCGGTGCGTGAATGATTCTCGATTGGTGAATCTGCGGGATTTGACCGACTTTGATTAAATTAGCGGGGAGTATGAGGGGTGGGGATGGGGAAGATGGGGAGGATGGGGAAGATAGGGAAGATGGGGGGGATTTAGCTACCCTACCTCCCCTACCTTCCCTACCTCCCGTCTCTTCCCCTCTCTCCCATCCCCAGTCCCCCATCCCGAATCCTGTTTCCAAGAAACTTTGAGGAGTAATCATACCCACGAGCTCCTCAGAGTCGCTGACGATTGGTAAGTGTCCGATTTGGTGTTTGCGAAGCAGGGCGAATAGGGTGAAAATGTCAGGAACTTGGGATTCTCTTGCTGAGATCACAGACCTAATCATGATTTGCGAGAGCGGAAATCCCCTTAAAC contains:
- a CDS encoding NAD(P)/FAD-dependent oxidoreductase — translated: MEHYPVIITGAGPAGLTAAYELVKQGVAPLVLEKGDKVGGIARTETYKGYRFDIGGHRFYTKVEAVQQLWMEVLAKDFIKVPRLSRIYYGGRFFNYPLSAFNTLSNLGIIESLLILLSYFKIRMQPLPEEETFEQWVTNRFGERLYKTFFKTYTEKVWGIPCNQIQADWAAQRIKGLSLTTAIINALFGSNDTKTLIKEFDYPRLGPGMMWERFTELVEEKGGKVELNTGVIRIERDGYRIKSIAAEQDGKILEFSGDNFISSMPVSALLNRMEPQPPEEVIHAARSLNYRAFMIVSLVVNQRDLFPDNWIYIHTPDVKVGRIQNFKNWSPEMVPDLSKTCLGMEYFCDEGDEIWNMADKDLIELAARELECLNLAKASDVEDGVVIRQPKAYPVYDSEYRQHLEVIQGFLTKFENLQTIGRNGMHRYNNQDHSMLTGILAVRNIFGDNHDLWDVNTERSYYEDFTSEKLKKKNN
- a CDS encoding branched-chain amino acid ABC transporter substrate-binding protein gives rise to the protein MKQKMEKLKQQKNQAPNSGKSRDTNAIATPKTLLGLPSPTLKKLIWAAGVASLCASCQSPQAPSASTSSPSPLESPVATPVAVSSPADPNTLKIVSMLPMTGSSQGQTQTMVNGIKQVVDEANSTACEGKLKVQFEQLDDATAATGKWDPAQVTANANKAVADGSVVAVIGHFNSGAAKLSIPILNQANLVMVSPANTYPGLTKPGKGTAQEPNVYYPNGKRNYVRVVPADDLQGSVGAKWAKSLGVQKVYILDDQELYGKGLGDIFEKTSKEIGLEVLGREGIDRQAADYKALMTKIKALGPDLIYFGGITQNNAGQLIKDMRNVGMTADTVKFMGPDGTYEKALIDAAGKDAEGVYATFGGVPAKELTGAGQTWYESYKQKYNSEPEAYAAYSYESAKVVMNAINQVCKNDRAAIRDAVMATKDFNGLLGNWSFDANGDTSITTMSGNVVKDGKWEFVSVLKDE
- a CDS encoding branched-chain amino acid ABC transporter permease, giving the protein MKNWRIILLYLGVAYIILLLGPIAGFDLPRIVVEIVRSPQVLIQQLLVGLVNGALLAIIALGYTMVYGIIELINFAHGDLYMLGGFAALTVMGALGIQDGAPLAVAIPAMLVALIASTGFCAGMNIITERYAYRPLRNAPRLAPLISAIGVSFIFQNMGLFWGGLRAFFPVMGTNSAAPKSFPDLLPRIDILKALGIDSSIVFTTKDLIVLVVATVLMVSLHLFVKYTRWGKAMRATAQNRDAAKIMGINVDQIIALTFLIGGALAGAAGLLVGLYNNTIVFTMGFTAGLRAFTAAVLGGIGNIVGAMLGGVLIGELSSISDQYLSSRWTNAWVFAVLVIILAFRPGGLLGENVQEKV
- a CDS encoding branched-chain amino acid ABC transporter permease, with translation MKKKIIKAIKSSGIVGAIAALTVLIFGGWSGSVIGWLLGAGAGFIRCRNEKIYSPKIGARLGIEAGLALGIWLAIASVIEGVILRPSSGQFPVPLATTLLYGTCSLALATLAGGIMGTLQGIPGDRKRLATLVTLAFILISFPFVDAAAKTEWIATVVQIQIFIILALGLNIPVGFAGLLDLGYAAFFAIGAYTTGLLSSPQLNLYWNFWVVLPIAALVAAIAGVILGTPTLRLRGDYLAIVTLGFGEIIPVVFRNLTSVRIEEPISKLLGSIFGHPEIAICFLGCEQPLNLTGGEAGINPIGRPFLPIVGTFSAGNYYPWYYLILCLVVFSYFMISRLRDSRLGRAWAAMREDELAASAMGINLVKTKLSAFAMGATFSGFAGAFYAAYISAIFPSVFDFSVSVIILCMVILGGLGNMSGVILGSIIIMSADRLYLPQLAQILKGFLNTSVLPNITSPELRDFLATSLDPIQLRLFLFGLTLVVMMIVRPEGLIPDKVHQAELHSDNEASNESLADARSQ
- a CDS encoding ABC transporter ATP-binding protein, producing the protein MPLLEAHQLTMRFGGLTAVNQVNFTLEKGTIASLIGPNGAGKTTFFNMLTGIYVPTSGQLRIENQDITGSPPDKLTSLGIARTFQNIRLFGNMTVLENVLVGRHSRLKTGLLGAILRTPAVEREELQAREKALSLIDFVGLGTSKSPERAKNLSYGDQRRLEIARALASDPKVLLLDEPTAGMNPNETADLTRFIYRIRDELDLTILLIEHDMKVVMGISDRVSVMEYGIKIAEGTPAEVRADPRVIEAYLGKEEDNG
- a CDS encoding ABC transporter ATP-binding protein codes for the protein MLEIKEIHTYYGNIHALKGVSLKVERGEVVTLIGSNGAGKTTTLRTIQGLIRPRQGNILFEGKPINSMSTEAIVRLGISQSPEGRLIFPRMTVQENLEMGAYLRNDSLGIKSDTELVLNLFPRLRERISQKGGTLSGGEQQMLAIGRAMMSRPRLLLLDEPSMGLAPMLVSQIFAIIRDINSQGTTILLVEQNARMALTVAHRGYVIQTGQVVVEGTAKDLQSNETVRKAYLGES